In Arvicanthis niloticus isolate mArvNil1 chromosome 4, mArvNil1.pat.X, whole genome shotgun sequence, a single window of DNA contains:
- the Ube2d3 gene encoding ubiquitin-conjugating enzyme E2 D3 isoform X4 — protein sequence MRIKNDSPYQGGVFFLTIHFPTDYPFKPPKVAFTTRIYHPNINSNGSICLDILRSQWSPALTISKVLLSICSLLCDPNPDDPLVPEIARIYKTDRDKYNRISREWTQKYAM from the exons ATGAGGATAAAG AATGACAGCCCATATCAAGGTGGTGTATTCTTTTTGACAATTCATTTTCCTACAGACTACCCCTTCAAACCACCTAAG GTTGCATTTACAACAAGAATTTATCATCCAAATATTAACAGTAATGGCAGCATTTGTCTTGATATTCTAAGATCACAGTGGTCTCCTGCTTTAACTATTTCTAAAG ttctTTTATCCATTTGTTCACTGCTATGTGATCCAAACCCAGATGACCCCCTAGTGCCAGAGATTGCACGGATCTATAAAACAGACAGAGATAA gTACAACAGAATATCTCGGGAATGGACTCAGAAGTATGCCATGTGA
- the Ube2d3 gene encoding ubiquitin-conjugating enzyme E2 D3 isoform X5: MTNDSPYQGGVFFLTIHFPTDYPFKPPKVAFTTRIYHPNINSNGSICLDILRSQWSPALTISKVLLSICSLLCDPNPDDPLVPEIARIYKTDRDKYNRLAREWTEKYAML; this comes from the exons ATGACA AATGACAGCCCATATCAAGGTGGTGTATTCTTTTTGACAATTCATTTTCCTACAGACTACCCCTTCAAACCACCTAAG GTTGCATTTACAACAAGAATTTATCATCCAAATATTAACAGTAATGGCAGCATTTGTCTTGATATTCTAAGATCACAGTGGTCTCCTGCTTTAACTATTTCTAAAG ttctTTTATCCATTTGTTCACTGCTATGTGATCCAAACCCAGATGACCCCCTAGTGCCAGAGATTGCACGGATCTATAAAACAGACAGAGATAA GTACAATAGGTTAGCAAGAGAGTGGACAGAGAAATACGCTATGTTGTAG
- the Ube2d3 gene encoding ubiquitin-conjugating enzyme E2 D3 isoform X3 gives MRIKNDSPYQGGVFFLTIHFPTDYPFKPPKVAFTTRIYHPNINSNGSICLDILRSQWSPALTISKVLLSICSLLCDPNPDDPLVPEIARIYKTDRDKYNRLAREWTEKYAML, from the exons ATGAGGATAAAG AATGACAGCCCATATCAAGGTGGTGTATTCTTTTTGACAATTCATTTTCCTACAGACTACCCCTTCAAACCACCTAAG GTTGCATTTACAACAAGAATTTATCATCCAAATATTAACAGTAATGGCAGCATTTGTCTTGATATTCTAAGATCACAGTGGTCTCCTGCTTTAACTATTTCTAAAG ttctTTTATCCATTTGTTCACTGCTATGTGATCCAAACCCAGATGACCCCCTAGTGCCAGAGATTGCACGGATCTATAAAACAGACAGAGATAA GTACAATAGGTTAGCAAGAGAGTGGACAGAGAAATACGCTATGTTGTAG